One genomic segment of Gemmatimonadota bacterium includes these proteins:
- a CDS encoding cytochrome c3 family protein produces the protein MPQIFSPAANTWLKASIVGGALLLATTFGVIFYLGSTSYVTRQHQVRPQPVPFSHRHHVNQLGIDCRYCHASVETSAFAGLPPTKTCMSCHSQVWTDAPMLEPVRDSYATGVSLEWTRVHDLPDYVYFNHSIHINKGIGCESCHGAVNEMALMWQEESLQMMWCLECHRGPEEFIRERADVYKFESQPDYSAPMDQSALGAQLIRGYRVNKDQLEDCSICHR, from the coding sequence ATGCCACAGATTTTTTCCCCCGCCGCGAATACGTGGCTCAAGGCGAGCATCGTCGGCGGGGCGCTTCTCCTGGCAACCACATTCGGCGTCATATTCTACCTCGGCTCGACCTCTTACGTTACCCGGCAGCACCAGGTTAGACCCCAGCCCGTTCCTTTCAGCCACAGGCACCACGTCAATCAGCTCGGCATCGACTGCCGGTACTGCCACGCGTCGGTGGAAACGAGCGCCTTCGCCGGCCTGCCGCCGACCAAGACCTGCATGAGCTGCCACTCCCAGGTGTGGACGGACGCGCCGATGCTCGAGCCGGTGCGAGACAGTTACGCGACCGGGGTGTCTCTCGAATGGACCCGGGTGCACGACCTGCCGGACTACGTGTATTTCAATCATAGTATTCATATAAACAAGGGCATCGGCTGCGAGTCCTGCCACGGCGCCGTCAACGAGATGGCCCTGATGTGGCAGGAGGAATCGCTGCAGATGATGTGGTGCCTCGAGTGCCACCGCGGCCCCGAGGAATTCATCCGGGAACGGGCGGACGTGTACAAGTTCGAATCGCAGCCCGACTACTCGGCGCCCATGGACCAGAGCGCCCTCGGCGCGCAACTGATCCGGGGCTACCGGGTCAACAAGGATCAGCTGGAAGACTGTTCCATCTGTCATCGATAG
- a CDS encoding ferredoxin:thioredoxin reductase, with protein MNEQQPSEKSMQRMQKYCDKYWEKTGTSPHPNAEVTDSVVKGLAAHVDELGRPLCPCNFYPDKKAELERSREWVCACDEMKIWKYCHCLLFVTPEGLPITEYLPEDHEGRQMYGLVKDPTPDKGREARHRAPA; from the coding sequence ATGAACGAGCAGCAACCGTCGGAGAAGAGCATGCAGCGCATGCAAAAGTACTGTGACAAGTACTGGGAAAAGACGGGTACCTCGCCTCATCCGAACGCGGAAGTGACCGATTCGGTGGTCAAGGGTCTCGCCGCCCACGTGGACGAACTGGGCCGGCCCCTTTGCCCGTGCAATTTCTATCCCGACAAGAAGGCCGAACTGGAACGCAGCCGCGAGTGGGTCTGCGCCTGCGATGAGATGAAGATCTGGAAGTACTGCCACTGCCTGCTGTTCGTGACCCCCGAGGGCCTTCCGATCACCGAATACCTTCCCGAAGACCACGAAGGCCGGCAGATGTACGGCCTGGTCAAGGATCCGACGCCGGACAAGGGCAGGGAGGCGCGGCACCGCGCGCCGGCGTGA
- a CDS encoding class I SAM-dependent methyltransferase, protein MLNRYLVFLVTKFRYRVEVAWEYCLLSEYDRTDAGFYDRFSTGIDGDVAFYVEEARKAGGPVLEIGCGTGRIMIPIAESGVSVVGLDQAPAMLDIARAKVARLPDKTRQRVRLVDHDMRAFDLDRRFNLVVIPYRTFNYMLTEEDQRTALKRINDHLTDYGRLVFDVMATSPDVIAASLETPGGSLDHIWTFTHPDSGNRVMAWDTRQFDPVEQSVTVYQYFHELDHGGKEVSNTVIPIFYRYLYRYEMQHLLELCGFEVEALYGDFRRSPLHRGTEQVWMARKTGNA, encoded by the coding sequence CTGTTGAATCGATACCTGGTGTTCCTGGTCACTAAATTTCGGTATCGCGTTGAAGTTGCCTGGGAGTACTGCCTTTTGTCGGAGTATGACCGGACGGACGCCGGATTCTACGATCGCTTTTCGACAGGAATCGACGGCGACGTGGCGTTCTACGTGGAAGAGGCACGGAAAGCCGGCGGTCCCGTGCTGGAGATCGGCTGCGGCACCGGCCGGATCATGATCCCTATCGCCGAGTCCGGCGTATCCGTCGTCGGTCTCGACCAGGCACCGGCGATGCTGGATATCGCGCGGGCTAAAGTCGCCCGTCTGCCTGATAAAACGAGGCAACGCGTACGACTCGTCGATCATGACATGCGGGCCTTCGACCTGGATCGGCGCTTTAACCTGGTCGTTATACCCTATCGCACCTTCAATTACATGTTGACCGAAGAAGATCAGCGAACCGCGCTGAAGCGTATCAACGATCATCTGACCGACTATGGCCGGCTTGTATTCGACGTGATGGCCACCAGTCCGGATGTGATCGCCGCCAGCCTGGAAACGCCGGGCGGTTCGCTGGATCATATCTGGACGTTTACGCATCCGGATTCCGGTAACCGGGTCATGGCGTGGGATACGAGGCAATTCGATCCGGTTGAACAGAGCGTGACAGTCTACCAGTATTTCCACGAACTGGACCATGGAGGCAAAGAGGTTTCCAATACGGTCATTCCGATTTTTTACCGCTACCTGTATCGGTATGAGATGCAGCACCTCCTCGAACTCTGCGGTTTCGAAGTCGAAGCGCTATATGGGGACTTCCGTCGCAGTCCGTTACATCGCGGAACGGAACAGGTGTGGATGGCCAGGAAAACTGGAAATGCCTGA
- a CDS encoding class I SAM-dependent methyltransferase, protein MSEYDRTDAGIYDSFSTGLEGDEAFYVEEAARAEGPVLEIGCGTGRITIPIAESGVSIVGLDRAPAMLEVARRKMDALPDETKQRMQIVEGDMRTFSLERRFPLAIIPYRAFLHMMSGEDQRRALTRIRAHLTDRGRLVFNVFDPSIELIAAYMKPPRGTLNHLGSFTHPETGRRVLVSDTRRYDPLEQTLEEHRFFEEVDEKGRVISKTTTPLYLRYVHRFEMQYLLELCGYEIEALYGDFQRGPFKHGNEQVWVARRI, encoded by the coding sequence ATGTCGGAATACGACAGGACGGACGCCGGAATATACGACAGCTTTTCGACGGGACTCGAAGGCGACGAGGCATTCTACGTGGAGGAAGCCGCCAGGGCGGAAGGCCCCGTGCTGGAGATCGGTTGCGGTACGGGCCGGATCACGATCCCGATCGCCGAGTCGGGCGTGTCCATTGTGGGGCTGGACCGGGCTCCCGCGATGCTGGAGGTGGCGCGCCGTAAGATGGACGCGCTGCCGGACGAAACGAAACAACGCATGCAAATCGTCGAAGGAGATATGAGGACGTTCAGCCTGGAGCGGCGTTTTCCGCTGGCCATCATTCCGTACCGCGCGTTCCTTCACATGATGAGCGGCGAGGACCAGCGCCGGGCCTTGACCCGGATCCGCGCGCATCTGACGGACCGGGGCCGGCTGGTGTTTAACGTGTTCGACCCCAGCATCGAGTTGATCGCGGCCTACATGAAACCGCCCAGGGGCACCCTCAATCACCTGGGATCGTTCACCCATCCCGAGACGGGACGCCGCGTCCTTGTTTCGGATACGCGACGGTACGATCCGTTGGAGCAGACGCTGGAGGAACACCGGTTCTTCGAAGAAGTGGACGAGAAGGGCCGGGTGATTTCGAAGACCACCACCCCATTGTATCTACGCTATGTCCATCGGTTCGAGATGCAGTATCTTCTCGAACTTTGCGGCTACGAAATCGAAGCGCTCTACGGGGACTTCCAGCGTGGTCCATTCAAGCATGGCAATGAACAGGTCTGGGTGGCCCGAAGGATCTGA
- a CDS encoding class I SAM-dependent methyltransferase, whose translation MCRHPMHEANRRGWDAAAAQWQAGIDAKVDWRGIPGDIRIALDDVELKYLGDVSGRFICVLGSGDNLVAFALADAGARVTSVDISQAQLDIAAGRAEELGLSIAFHRADVTELGGLGGPGGPGGPGDASGSSDTSGPDSPGDPDEPTEPGDPDDHPGGGFDIVYTGGHVAVWVSDLKRYYGEAIRILKPGGLFMVNEYHPFRRIWKHSAGPLKQEYHYFDHGPLAYDRSEDLSGDPGPLPSYEFHWTVSDMVRAMLDGGCELTAMEEYGDGRQDWEGEAPLENLPANLLLVGRKKPLGREFARLTRT comes from the coding sequence ATGTGCCGGCATCCCATGCACGAGGCGAATCGCCGGGGCTGGGACGCCGCTGCCGCCCAGTGGCAGGCGGGAATTGACGCCAAAGTGGACTGGCGCGGGATTCCGGGCGATATCCGCATCGCCCTGGACGACGTCGAGCTGAAATACCTCGGCGACGTGTCCGGCCGGTTCATCTGCGTGCTTGGCAGCGGGGACAACCTGGTAGCCTTCGCCCTGGCCGACGCCGGAGCCCGGGTCACCTCCGTGGATATCTCGCAGGCCCAACTGGACATCGCTGCAGGAAGAGCGGAAGAACTCGGTCTATCGATCGCCTTTCACCGGGCGGACGTGACCGAGCTGGGAGGCCTTGGCGGTCCGGGCGGCCCAGGCGGTCCAGGCGATGCGAGCGGCTCGAGCGATACAAGCGGCCCAGACAGTCCAGGCGACCCGGACGAGCCGACCGAGCCGGGCGACCCGGACGACCATCCTGGCGGTGGTTTCGACATTGTCTACACAGGAGGCCACGTCGCCGTGTGGGTGTCCGACCTGAAGCGCTACTACGGAGAAGCCATTCGGATACTTAAACCAGGCGGACTGTTCATGGTCAACGAGTACCATCCCTTCCGCCGGATCTGGAAACATTCGGCCGGTCCGCTGAAGCAGGAATACCACTACTTCGACCACGGTCCTCTTGCCTACGACCGGTCCGAGGATCTTTCAGGTGATCCGGGACCGCTCCCGAGTTACGAATTCCACTGGACGGTATCGGACATGGTTCGCGCCATGCTGGATGGCGGATGCGAACTCACGGCCATGGAGGAATACGGGGACGGGCGTCAGGACTGGGAGGGCGAAGCGCCGCTGGAGAATCTGCCGGCGAACCTTCTCCTGGTGGGGCGGAAGAAACCGCTAGGCAGGGAATTTGCACGGCTCACCAGGACCTGA
- a CDS encoding rhodanese-like domain-containing protein: protein MIRAKFPGVSQLSTDSLQTWLEEPGQAQMGRPLLLDVREKEEYEVSHLKEAVPAASEKEALEVLEGVPPDRPVVLYCSVGYRSSEMAGFLQKRGYEKVYNLEGSIFAWANEGRPVYRGDERVHVVHPYDRVWGKLLKKVLRSW from the coding sequence ATGATCCGTGCGAAGTTCCCAGGGGTCTCGCAGCTTTCCACCGACAGCCTGCAGACCTGGCTGGAGGAGCCAGGGCAGGCGCAGATGGGGCGTCCGCTGCTTCTGGACGTGCGGGAGAAGGAGGAATACGAGGTCAGCCACTTGAAAGAAGCCGTACCTGCCGCTTCTGAGAAGGAGGCACTTGAGGTGCTTGAAGGCGTTCCTCCGGATCGGCCCGTCGTGCTCTACTGTTCCGTGGGCTACCGGTCGTCGGAGATGGCCGGCTTCCTGCAGAAGAGGGGATACGAAAAGGTCTACAACCTGGAAGGATCAATCTTCGCCTGGGCCAACGAGGGACGACCCGTCTATCGAGGTGACGAACGCGTACACGTTGTCCATCCCTATGACCGGGTGTGGGGCAAGCTGTTGAAGAAGGTGCTCAGGTCCTGGTGA
- a CDS encoding adenylate kinase — MDVNAVATYRGKPVGRRIHVTGNSCSGKSTLANQLAAALDVPLVELDALNWQAGWVGLADTDPGELDRRLADATAGKGWVASGSYMAFSQRVFWPRVETVVWLDLPVHRLLWRVLVRSWKRWRSKELLWGTNYERFWPQLKVWNREDSLIWWIVTQQGRKRRRMRACMEDPEWRHIAFVRLGSNVEIEAFLRAVKEER, encoded by the coding sequence ATGGACGTAAACGCCGTCGCAACCTACCGAGGCAAACCCGTTGGCCGCAGGATTCACGTCACCGGGAACAGTTGCTCCGGGAAATCCACCCTGGCGAACCAGCTGGCGGCCGCGCTTGACGTCCCCCTGGTCGAACTGGACGCGCTCAACTGGCAGGCCGGATGGGTCGGCCTGGCGGATACGGATCCCGGGGAACTGGACCGGCGTCTCGCCGACGCGACGGCCGGTAAAGGATGGGTCGCCTCCGGTTCCTACATGGCTTTCTCCCAGCGGGTGTTCTGGCCGCGCGTGGAGACGGTCGTCTGGCTGGACCTGCCCGTGCACCGGTTGCTCTGGCGCGTGCTGGTCCGATCGTGGAAACGCTGGCGGTCGAAAGAGTTGCTCTGGGGCACCAATTACGAGCGGTTCTGGCCCCAGCTGAAGGTGTGGAACCGGGAGGACTCGCTGATCTGGTGGATCGTTACCCAGCAAGGCAGGAAGCGCCGGCGCATGCGGGCCTGCATGGAGGATCCAGAATGGCGGCACATCGCTTTTGTCAGACTCGGATCCAACGTGGAAATCGAAGCGTTCCTGCGTGCCGTGAAAGAGGAGCGTTAA
- a CDS encoding class I SAM-dependent methyltransferase yields MTETAPRRTAEMHDANRRSWDNNAGSWAEMRDRDGLWRRCPEEPELGFAGGAYALIGSLAGSVEGKDVAVVGSGDNHAVFALAGMKAHVTSIDISERQLETASARADQLGLSIDFVRADATDLHAIVDSSFDLVCSTNGFFVWIADLRAVYGEVFRILKPGGFYVFYDVHPFQRPWTDRTLSIEVDKPYWQTGPIRDEKEDTFEFNWTMADLLNPGADAGLVLRRILERPAEDSNTWEGASYRPGKDKRLVDWKVNPRAALPFWLSAAWQKPA; encoded by the coding sequence ATGACCGAAACAGCACCTCGTCGGACCGCGGAGATGCACGATGCCAACCGCCGATCCTGGGACAACAACGCCGGATCCTGGGCCGAGATGCGGGACCGGGACGGTCTGTGGCGCCGCTGTCCGGAGGAACCCGAACTTGGATTCGCCGGTGGCGCGTACGCGTTGATCGGATCCCTTGCCGGCAGCGTGGAGGGGAAGGACGTCGCCGTCGTCGGCAGCGGGGACAATCATGCCGTCTTCGCCCTCGCGGGCATGAAGGCCCACGTCACTTCCATCGATATTTCCGAGCGCCAGTTGGAAACCGCATCAGCGCGGGCGGATCAGTTGGGTCTGTCGATCGACTTCGTGCGGGCGGACGCGACGGATCTCCACGCGATCGTGGACAGTTCGTTCGACCTGGTCTGCTCGACCAACGGGTTCTTCGTCTGGATCGCGGATCTCCGCGCGGTTTACGGGGAGGTCTTTCGCATACTGAAACCGGGAGGCTTCTACGTCTTCTACGATGTGCATCCTTTCCAGCGTCCCTGGACGGATCGGACCCTGTCCATCGAAGTCGACAAACCTTACTGGCAAACAGGGCCTATTCGGGACGAAAAAGAAGACACGTTCGAATTCAACTGGACAATGGCCGACCTGCTGAACCCGGGTGCCGATGCCGGCCTGGTTCTTCGTCGTATCCTGGAACGCCCCGCGGAGGATTCGAATACCTGGGAGGGGGCGTCTTATCGTCCCGGTAAAGACAAGCGGCTGGTGGACTGGAAGGTGAATCCCCGTGCGGCCCTGCCGTTCTGGCTTTCGGCGGCATGGCAAAAGCCGGCATGA
- a CDS encoding GYD domain-containing protein: MAKYMYRTKYTQAGLQGLLREGGTGRRAALSHTIEGMGGSLEGFYYAMGDDDLILIAEIPDEATATAIALNVAAAGALEVSTTVLISPETIDEAVGKSVTYRLPGA; the protein is encoded by the coding sequence ATGGCGAAGTACATGTACCGTACCAAGTACACGCAAGCGGGCCTGCAGGGACTGCTCAGGGAGGGTGGCACAGGCCGGCGCGCGGCCCTTTCGCATACGATCGAAGGGATGGGCGGCAGCCTGGAAGGATTCTATTACGCCATGGGAGACGACGATCTCATACTGATCGCCGAAATCCCCGATGAAGCGACCGCTACCGCGATTGCCCTCAACGTGGCCGCGGCGGGCGCGCTCGAGGTATCCACGACGGTACTGATCTCACCCGAGACGATCGACGAAGCGGTAGGCAAGAGCGTGACCTACCGGTTGCCCGGAGCTTAA
- a CDS encoding 4Fe-4S dicluster domain-containing protein, which yields MAKSLRIIPEKCTGCMQCELACSWVQTGMFQPSRSLIRVNIFDEQASYAPYTCFQCDEAWCMTACPVNAISIDADTGAKVVGDANCVGCGLCTIACPFGTVFYNPDTQKAFKCDLCDGNPACAVACPTGAIEYTESESADWLGGWAEKVNESYLTSIEGGNAA from the coding sequence ATGGCTAAATCTCTACGCATAATCCCTGAAAAATGCACCGGGTGCATGCAGTGCGAACTGGCATGTTCCTGGGTGCAGACCGGCATGTTTCAACCATCCCGGTCGCTGATCCGCGTGAACATTTTCGATGAGCAGGCCAGTTACGCGCCGTACACGTGTTTCCAGTGCGACGAAGCCTGGTGCATGACGGCCTGCCCCGTAAACGCCATCAGCATCGACGCGGATACCGGAGCCAAGGTCGTGGGCGATGCCAACTGCGTAGGTTGCGGGTTGTGCACCATCGCCTGTCCCTTCGGCACGGTGTTCTACAATCCCGACACACAGAAGGCCTTCAAGTGCGATCTGTGCGACGGCAATCCGGCCTGCGCGGTCGCCTGTCCGACGGGCGCCATCGAGTACACCGAGAGCGAGTCGGCCGACTGGCTGGGTGGCTGGGCCGAGAAGGTAAACGAGTCCTACCTGACATCCATCGAGGGAGGGAACGCGGCATGA
- a CDS encoding aldehyde ferredoxin oxidoreductase family protein, translating into MSNGGWTGTILRVDLTTGRISKESLNMDWAKSFVGGRGLAARYLYEEMDPAADALGPDNKMIFATGPMTGTNASTSSRYMVVTKGALTNAITTSNSGGHWGPELKFAGYDMLIVEGRAPVPSYISICDDDVRICSAEHLWGKTVWETDDIVREESGQHDTVVTCIGPAGENLVRFAAIVNDRHRAAGRSGVGAVMGSKNLKAIAVRGTGGVPIADPQKFMSAMWEMKSKLVEHPVTGEGLAAYGTAVLVNIINESGALPTNNHQVSQLEGADNISGETLADTRLVANKACFGCTIACGRVSQLPGEAQDKFTVTTRPHNWKIAVEGPEYENAWAMGADCGINDLDALIKANAMCNELGMDPISFGATLAAAMELYETGAVSDEQTGMPLNFGSGDALVAMTEKAAYREGFGDELAEGSKRMTAKFNRPEFFMGVRGQEFPAYDARAIQGMGLGYATSNRGACHLKSYTVAPEILGIPEKMDPAVTEGKAEITKIFQDATCTVDASGLCLFLTFGVGLDEIQPQLEAVTGISYTVPDLLEVGERVWNIERMWNQRAGFTGKDDTLPKRLLEEPIPDGPTKGEVNRLGEMLPEYYEIRGWNAEGEPTQEKLASLGLA; encoded by the coding sequence ATGAGCAACGGCGGATGGACAGGCACGATCCTGCGCGTCGATCTGACCACCGGTCGGATCTCCAAAGAGTCCCTTAACATGGACTGGGCCAAGTCCTTCGTGGGCGGGCGCGGCCTCGCGGCCAGGTACCTCTACGAAGAGATGGACCCGGCGGCGGACGCGCTGGGTCCGGACAACAAGATGATTTTCGCGACCGGTCCCATGACCGGCACGAACGCCTCGACGAGTTCACGCTACATGGTGGTCACCAAGGGGGCGCTGACGAACGCCATCACCACGTCCAACTCGGGCGGCCACTGGGGACCGGAACTGAAGTTCGCCGGCTACGACATGCTGATCGTGGAAGGCCGGGCGCCGGTTCCGTCCTACATCTCCATCTGCGACGACGACGTCCGGATCTGCTCCGCCGAGCACCTGTGGGGCAAGACGGTTTGGGAGACGGATGATATCGTCAGGGAGGAGTCGGGGCAACACGACACGGTCGTTACCTGTATTGGTCCGGCGGGCGAGAACCTTGTACGATTCGCCGCCATAGTCAATGACCGGCACCGGGCCGCCGGACGATCCGGCGTCGGCGCGGTCATGGGTTCGAAGAACCTCAAAGCCATTGCCGTACGGGGTACCGGGGGCGTGCCCATCGCCGACCCGCAGAAGTTCATGTCGGCCATGTGGGAGATGAAGAGCAAGCTGGTCGAGCATCCGGTAACGGGTGAGGGTCTGGCCGCATACGGCACTGCGGTGCTGGTCAACATCATCAACGAGAGCGGCGCACTGCCGACAAACAACCACCAGGTCTCGCAGCTCGAAGGCGCGGACAACATCAGCGGGGAGACCCTGGCCGATACGCGGCTGGTGGCCAACAAGGCCTGCTTCGGCTGCACGATCGCCTGCGGCAGGGTGTCGCAGTTACCGGGCGAGGCGCAGGACAAGTTCACCGTGACCACCCGGCCCCACAACTGGAAGATCGCGGTGGAGGGACCGGAGTACGAGAACGCCTGGGCCATGGGCGCCGACTGCGGCATCAATGACCTGGACGCCCTCATCAAGGCGAACGCCATGTGCAACGAACTGGGCATGGACCCGATTTCCTTCGGGGCGACGCTCGCCGCGGCCATGGAGCTGTACGAAACCGGCGCCGTGAGCGATGAGCAGACCGGCATGCCGCTGAACTTCGGAAGCGGTGACGCGCTCGTCGCCATGACGGAAAAGGCGGCCTACCGCGAAGGCTTCGGCGATGAACTGGCCGAGGGCTCCAAGCGCATGACCGCCAAGTTCAACCGGCCCGAGTTCTTCATGGGCGTGCGCGGCCAGGAATTCCCTGCCTACGACGCCCGGGCGATCCAGGGCATGGGCCTGGGTTACGCGACCTCGAACCGGGGCGCCTGCCACCTGAAGAGCTACACGGTCGCCCCCGAGATCCTGGGGATCCCGGAAAAGATGGACCCGGCCGTTACGGAAGGCAAGGCGGAGATCACCAAGATCTTCCAGGATGCCACCTGCACCGTGGACGCGTCGGGCCTCTGCCTGTTCCTCACCTTCGGCGTGGGCCTGGATGAGATACAGCCCCAGCTCGAGGCGGTGACCGGCATCTCCTACACGGTGCCCGATCTGCTGGAAGTCGGGGAGCGCGTCTGGAACATCGAGCGCATGTGGAACCAGCGGGCGGGCTTCACGGGCAAGGACGATACGCTGCCGAAGCGACTGCTCGAAGAACCGATCCCCGATGGACCGACCAAGGGCGAAGTGAACCGCCTCGGCGAGATGCTGCCGGAATACTACGAAATCCGCGGCTGGAACGCGGAAGGCGAACCCACTCAGGAGAAACTGGCGTCGCTGGGACTGGCGTAG
- a CDS encoding aldehyde ferredoxin oxidoreductase family protein encodes MTHGWAGHILRVDLSRGKATKEPLRLDWAEEYIGGRGLAARYLYEEMDPSVDALGPDNKLIMATGPLTGTNASCGSRYMVVTKGPLTGAITTSNSGGHWGPELKFAGYDLVIVEGRADRPCYLLVDDDRVEIRDAAGVWGKVVSETEDAIRDETGMPELRVAGIGPAGENLVRFACIVNDKHRAAGRSGVGAVMGSKNLKAIAVRGNQGVRIARPRDYMSAIWSYHEHLAESPGRQGLTELGTAPTVDLVNTFGGLPTRNFTAGQFEGTEAINGESIKDNWLIANKACFACNIACGRVTQVSPNADKYMVNMHPRNWKVAGEGPEYENLWSLGADCGVDDMDAIVMANYLCNDLGMDPISMGATLATAMEMYERGLLSDEQTGMALRFGDGKALIAMTEATGFREGFGDELAEGSKRMTEKFEHPEYFMGVKGQEFPAYDPRGFQGMGVAYATCNRGACHLRAWTPGIETSGEYDPHGTDGKSVWVAEEQNRTTAHDATGICMFTTAGAPLDDLIPVLSSATGVDYTMDDFVHIGERIWNIERLWNLKAGLTAADDTLPKRLMEEAHKEGPSAGVTVDLDAMLPDYYAARGWTADGQPTREKLMDLGLA; translated from the coding sequence ATGACACACGGGTGGGCCGGCCATATCCTGCGGGTGGACCTGTCGCGGGGCAAGGCGACCAAAGAGCCCCTGAGACTGGACTGGGCCGAGGAATACATCGGCGGCCGCGGACTGGCCGCCCGGTACCTCTACGAGGAGATGGATCCCTCGGTCGACGCCCTCGGTCCCGACAACAAGCTGATCATGGCCACAGGGCCGCTTACGGGCACCAACGCCTCCTGCGGTTCCCGCTACATGGTGGTCACCAAGGGACCGCTCACCGGCGCCATCACGACGTCCAATTCGGGCGGACACTGGGGCCCGGAGCTCAAGTTCGCCGGCTACGACCTGGTGATCGTGGAAGGCCGGGCGGATCGTCCGTGCTACCTCCTCGTCGACGATGACCGCGTCGAGATCCGCGACGCCGCCGGCGTGTGGGGCAAAGTGGTCTCGGAGACCGAGGACGCCATCCGAGACGAGACCGGCATGCCCGAACTGCGGGTGGCCGGCATCGGACCGGCGGGCGAGAACCTGGTGCGGTTCGCGTGCATCGTCAACGACAAGCACCGGGCGGCCGGCCGTTCCGGCGTCGGCGCCGTCATGGGTTCCAAGAACCTGAAGGCGATCGCCGTACGTGGCAACCAGGGCGTGCGGATCGCCCGTCCCCGGGATTACATGTCCGCCATCTGGTCCTACCATGAACACCTGGCGGAGAGTCCCGGCCGGCAGGGTCTCACGGAACTGGGCACGGCCCCCACGGTCGACCTGGTCAACACCTTCGGCGGCCTGCCGACACGCAATTTCACGGCCGGCCAATTCGAGGGCACCGAGGCGATCAACGGGGAAAGCATCAAGGATAACTGGTTGATCGCCAACAAGGCCTGCTTCGCCTGCAATATCGCCTGCGGCCGAGTGACCCAGGTGTCCCCCAACGCCGACAAGTACATGGTCAACATGCATCCCCGCAACTGGAAGGTCGCCGGGGAAGGACCGGAGTACGAGAACCTCTGGTCGCTGGGGGCCGACTGCGGCGTGGACGACATGGACGCCATCGTCATGGCCAACTACCTGTGCAACGACCTGGGCATGGACCCCATCTCCATGGGCGCCACGCTGGCCACGGCCATGGAGATGTACGAGCGGGGCCTGCTGAGCGATGAGCAGACGGGCATGGCGTTACGGTTCGGCGACGGAAAAGCCCTGATCGCCATGACGGAAGCCACGGGATTCCGGGAAGGCTTCGGCGACGAACTGGCCGAAGGCTCGAAGCGGATGACCGAGAAATTCGAGCATCCTGAGTACTTCATGGGCGTCAAGGGACAGGAGTTTCCGGCCTACGATCCCCGGGGATTCCAGGGCATGGGCGTGGCCTATGCCACCTGCAACCGCGGTGCCTGTCACCTGCGGGCGTGGACGCCCGGCATCGAGACCAGCGGCGAGTACGATCCCCACGGTACCGACGGGAAGTCGGTCTGGGTGGCCGAGGAGCAGAACCGGACCACGGCCCACGACGCCACGGGCATCTGCATGTTCACCACGGCGGGCGCGCCCCTGGACGACCTGATCCCGGTGCTGTCCTCGGCCACCGGCGTGGACTACACCATGGACGACTTCGTGCACATCGGCGAGCGGATCTGGAACATCGAACGGCTTTGGAATCTGAAGGCCGGTCTCACCGCGGCCGATGACACGCTGCCGAAAAGACTGATGGAAGAAGCCCACAAGGAAGGACCTTCGGCGGGGGTGACCGTCGATCTCGACGCCATGCTGCCGGACTACTACGCGGCCCGGGGCTGGACGGCGGACGGACAACCCACCAGGGAAAAACTGATGGATCTGGGCCTCGCGTGA